The following coding sequences are from one Epinephelus fuscoguttatus linkage group LG7, E.fuscoguttatus.final_Chr_v1 window:
- the xkr7a gene encoding XK-related protein 7, whose protein sequence is MAAKSDGAPVSLRNEIPPECPSRSDPRPPQHRPAEQRYSLPDCCWTLCALLVFFSDGASDLWLAADYYLRSEYWCFALTLVFVIVPSVVVQVLSFRWFAYDFSETVESGTAAAAVVAASGAEESDFSTKDSGERGAGRSAAAGVLPGPGTGGGARGCCRAFMWLFQAIIHIFQLAQVWRYVHALYLGVQSRWHRDPERRHYYWRMMFESADISMLRLLESFLKSAPQLVLQLSIMIQAIEVLPLQGLSASASLISLAWMVASYQKVLRDSRDDKLPMTYKAVIVQILWHLFTIGARTLAFALFASVFQLYFGIFIVAHWCIMTFWIIQGETDFCMSKWEEIIYNMMVGIVYVFCWFSVREGHTRCRMLIYSLTVFIENVALTTAWYLYRGPRTSDFYAVIMVCVVASSYALGTFFMFVYYCLLHPDGPVSGWGYIAEKEVPVESLASPATSLPPDLVSSPPRTLQRTKGSEREQGSGVDGDVFQVRPPRGAQAPVPNLTPRTEGPVIRIDLPRKKYPAWDAHFIDRRLRKTILVLESAAPVTPRIQYRCLGTPKEVMEYETTV, encoded by the exons ATGGCCGCGAAATCTGATGGTGCACCCGTCTCTCTACGAAACGAAATCCCACCCGAGTGTCCCTCCAGGTCGGACCCGCGGCCTCCCCAGCACCGTCCCGCCGAGCAGCGCTACTCCCTCCCGGACTGCTGCTGGACGCTGTGTGCCCTTTTGGTGTTCTTCTCGGACGGGGCCTCAGACCTGTGGCTGGCCGCGGACTACTATCTAAGGAGTGAATATTGGTGCTTTGCACTGACTCTTGTCTTTGTGATAGTCCCGTCCGTGGTCGTGCAAGTGCTGAGCTTCCGATGGTTCGCCTACGATTTCTCGGAGACCGTCGAGAGCGGCACGGCTGCGGCCGCCGTGGTGGCGGCGTCGGGAGCGGAGGAGAGCGacttcagcaccaaggacagcggCGAGCGGGGCGCTGGCCGCTCTGCCGCGGCCGGGGTGCTGCCAGGGCCGGGCACCGGGGGTGGAGCCCGGGGCTGCTGCAGAGCCTTCATGTGGCTCTTCCAGGCCATCATTCACATCTTTCAGCTGGCACAGGTCTGGAG GTATGTCCACGCCCTGTATTTGGGCGTGCAGAGCCGCTGGCACAGGGACCCCGAGAGGCGTCACTACTACTGGCGCATGATGTTTGAGAGCGCTGATATCAGCATGCTGCGCCTGCTCGAGTCCTTCCTGAAGAGCGCCCCTCAGCTCGTGCTGCAGCTCAGCATCATGATCCAGGCCATTGAGGTGCTGCCCCTTCAGG GGCTTTCAGCTTCTGCCTCACTGATATCCCTCGCCTGGATGGTCGCCTCCTATCAGAAAGTCCTGAGGGACTCCCGAGATGATAAGCTACCCATGACGTACAAGGCCGTCATAGTTCAAATTCTCTGGCACCTGTTCACCATTGGTGCACGCACTCTGGCCTTCGCCCTGTTTGCCTCAGTGTTCCAGCTTTACTTTGGCATCTTCATCGTAGCCCACTGGTGCATCATGACATTTTGGATAATTCAAGGCGAGACGGACTTCTGCATGTCCAAATGGGAGGAGATCATCTACAACATGATGGTGGGCATTGTGTATGTTTtctgctggttcagtgtgcgaGAGGGGCACACCCGCTGCAGGATGCTCATCTACAGCCTGACTGTGTTCATTGAGAATGTGGCACTCACCACTGCCTGGTACCTGTACCGTGGCCCTCGTACCTCAGACTTCTACGCCGTCATCATGGTGTGCGTGGTGGCCAGCAGCTACGCTCTGGGCACCTTCTTCATGTTTGTGTATTACTGTCTGCTGCACCCTGACGGCCCTGTCTCAGGGTGGGGTTATATAGCGGAGAAGGAGGTGCCTGTGGAGTCGCTGGCCTCCCCGGCTACCagcctcccccctgacctggtgAGCAGTCCCCCCAGAACCCTTCAGAGAACTAAAGGGTCAGAAAGAGAGCAGGGGTCTGGGGTAGATGGAGACGTGTTTCAGGTACGACCACCTCGGGGAGCTCAGGCCCCAGTGCCCAACCTCACACCCAGGACAGAGGGGCCTGTCATCCGAATAGACCTGCCCAGGAAGAAGTACCCCGCCTGGGACGCTCACTTCATCGACCGCCGGCTGCGTAAAACCATCCTGGTGCTCGAAAGCGCCGCACCGGTCACGCCAAGGATTCAGTACCGCTGTCTGGGCACACCCAAAGAAGTGATGGAGTACGAGACGACCGTGTGA